From one Leifsonia soli genomic stretch:
- a CDS encoding Gfo/Idh/MocA family protein: MTDDRPQLRVAMIGYGFMGAAHSQGWRTAPRFFDLPAEPVMSVIVGRDTVRVEDARRRFGWQRAETDWRAVIDDPDIDVVDICTPGDSHAEIAIAALDAGKHVLCEKPLANTVAEAEAMTAAAERAAARGIRSMVGFSYRRVPAIGFARRLVQEGRLGAIRQVRALYLQDWLRDEDGPMTWRLDKTLAGSGSLGDIGAHAVDLVEHLTGSQLGAVSGTLATFVEERPLLGEGVGLSGTASTERGTVTVDDAAWFTARLAGGEADGAIGAFEATRYATGRKNALRIELSGSRGAIAFDLEEMNELQFYDATAPAGEQGFTRIIVTEPEHPYMANWWPTGHAIGYEHAFSHEVVDLVTAIASGTDPEPSFADGLHIQRVLDAVERSAADGSAWTPIP; this comes from the coding sequence GCCCCGCGCTTCTTCGACCTCCCCGCCGAGCCGGTCATGTCCGTGATCGTCGGCCGGGATACCGTCCGCGTCGAGGACGCCCGGCGCCGGTTCGGCTGGCAGCGGGCCGAGACGGACTGGCGCGCGGTGATCGACGACCCGGACATCGACGTCGTCGACATCTGCACGCCGGGCGACAGCCACGCGGAGATCGCGATCGCGGCCCTCGACGCCGGCAAGCACGTCCTGTGCGAGAAGCCGCTCGCCAACACCGTCGCCGAGGCCGAGGCGATGACCGCCGCCGCGGAGCGCGCCGCCGCCCGCGGCATCCGTTCGATGGTCGGCTTCAGCTACCGCCGCGTCCCCGCCATCGGTTTCGCCCGCCGGCTCGTGCAGGAGGGGCGCCTCGGCGCGATCCGCCAGGTGCGGGCGCTGTATCTGCAGGACTGGCTCCGCGACGAGGACGGCCCGATGACGTGGCGGCTCGACAAGACGCTGGCCGGCTCCGGCTCGCTCGGCGACATCGGGGCGCACGCCGTCGACCTCGTCGAGCACCTGACCGGCTCGCAGCTCGGCGCCGTCTCCGGCACGCTGGCCACCTTCGTCGAGGAGCGCCCGCTGCTCGGTGAGGGCGTCGGTCTGTCGGGCACCGCATCCACCGAGCGCGGGACGGTCACCGTCGACGACGCCGCCTGGTTCACCGCCCGTCTCGCCGGCGGCGAGGCCGACGGCGCCATCGGCGCGTTCGAGGCGACGCGGTACGCGACCGGACGCAAGAACGCCCTGCGCATCGAGCTCAGCGGCTCCCGCGGCGCGATCGCGTTCGACCTCGAGGAGATGAACGAGCTCCAGTTCTACGACGCGACGGCCCCCGCCGGGGAGCAGGGGTTCACGCGGATCATCGTGACCGAGCCCGAGCATCCCTACATGGCCAACTGGTGGCCGACCGGACACGCCATCGGGTACGAGCACGCGTTCAGCCACGAGGTCGTCGACCTGGTCACGGCCATCGCGTCCGGAACCGACCCCGAGCCGTCGTTCGCCGACGGACTCCACATCCAGCGCGTCCTGGACGCCGTCGAGCGCAGCGCCGCCGACGGCAGCGCCTGGACCCCGATCCCCTGA
- a CDS encoding ThuA domain-containing protein — translation MSKQALIVRGGWDGHMPVETTELFLPFLRENGFDTRVEEGTAVYADDAVMDTVDLVVQVNTMNTIEDAEFRGLQRAILNGTGMAGWHGGIADSYRNNADYLHMIGGQFAHHAGKDPAERTGEQSDNYIPYRVHITEYGRTHPITQGIEDFDLVTEQYWVLSDEYNDVLATTTQSVRPWDAWNRPVTAPAIWTRQWGAGRIFVSAPGHRLEIVESQPVRTIIERGMLWASR, via the coding sequence ATGAGCAAGCAGGCACTGATCGTCCGCGGAGGATGGGATGGGCACATGCCCGTCGAGACCACGGAGCTGTTCCTCCCGTTCCTCCGCGAGAACGGCTTCGACACCCGGGTGGAGGAGGGCACGGCCGTCTACGCGGACGACGCCGTCATGGACACCGTCGACCTCGTCGTGCAGGTCAACACCATGAACACCATCGAGGACGCCGAGTTCCGCGGCCTCCAGCGCGCGATCCTCAACGGGACGGGGATGGCCGGCTGGCACGGCGGCATCGCCGACTCGTATCGCAACAACGCCGACTACCTGCACATGATCGGCGGGCAGTTCGCCCATCACGCGGGCAAGGACCCGGCCGAGCGGACCGGCGAGCAGTCGGACAACTACATCCCCTACAGGGTGCACATCACCGAGTACGGCCGCACGCACCCCATCACGCAGGGCATCGAGGACTTCGACCTCGTCACCGAGCAGTACTGGGTGCTCAGCGACGAGTACAACGACGTCCTCGCCACCACGACGCAGAGCGTGCGCCCGTGGGACGCGTGGAACCGCCCGGTCACCGCGCCGGCCATCTGGACCCGGCAGTGGGGCGCCGGCCGCATCTTCGTCTCGGCGCCCGGCCACCGGCTGGAGATCGTGGAGAGCCAGCCTGTCCGCACCATCATCGAGAGGGGGATGCTGTGGGCGTCCCGTTGA